The sequence below is a genomic window from Streptomyces sp. NBC_00289.
ACAACACCGGCAAGGGCGGCGACGCGATCACCAGTGGCCTGGAGGTCACCTGGACCAGCTCGCCGACCCAGTGGAGCAACGGCTTCTTCCAGAACCTGTTCGGCTACGAGTGGGAGCTGACCACCAGCCCCGCCGGCGCCCACCAGTGGGTGGCCAAGGACGGGGCGGGCGCGGGCACCATCCCCGACGCCCACGACCCGTCGAAGAGCCACGCCCCGACGATGCTCACGACCGACCTCTCGCTCCGCTTCGACCCGGTCTACGAGCAGATCTCGCGGCGCTTCTACGAGAACCCCGACCAGTTCGCGGACGCCTTCGCCCGCGCCTGGTTCAAGCTGACCCACCGTGACATGGGCCCGAAGTCGCTGTACCTGGGCCCGGAGGTCCCCCAGGAGACCCTGGTGTGGCAGGACCCGCTGCCGGAGGCCGAGGGCGAGGTCATCGGCGCCGAGGACATCGCGGCCCTGAAGGCCAAGCTCCTCGACTCGGGCCTGACCGTCTCGCAGCTGGTCTCCACCGCCTGGGCGTCCGCCTCGACCTTCCGCGGCAGCGACAAGCGCGGCGGCGCCAACGGTGCCCGCATCCGTCTCGAGCCGCAGCGCGGCTGGGAGGTCAACGAGCCCGACCAGCTGGCGCAGGTGCTGCGCACCCTGGAGGGAATCCAGGACGAGTTCAACTCCGGCGGCAAGAAGGTCTCGCTGGCCGACCTGATCGTGCTGGGCGGTGCCGCGGCGGTCGAGCGGGCCGCCAAGGAGGCCGGCTTCGAGGTCCAGGTCCCCTTCACCGCGGGCCGGGTGGACGCGTCGCAGGAGCAGACCGACGTGGAGTCGTTCGTCGCGCTCGAGCCGACCTCCGACGGGTTCCGCAACTACCTCGGCAAGGGCAACCGGCTGCCGGCCGAGTACCTGCTGCTCGACCGGGCGAACCTGCTGACCCTGAGCGCCCCCGAGCTGACCGTCCTCGTCGGCGGCCTGCGTGTCCTGGGCGCGAACTACCAGCAGTCGCAGCTCGGCGCCCTCACCACGACCCCGGGCTCGCTGACGAACGACTTCTTCGTCAACCTGCTCGACCTGGGGACGACGTGGAAGGCGACGTCCGAGGACCAGAACACGTTCGAGGGCCGCGACGCCGACTCCGGCGAGGTCAAGTGGGCCGGCAGCCGTGCCGACCTGGTCTTCGGCTCCAACTCCGAGCTGCGCGCGCTCGCCGAGGTCTACGCGAGCGACGACGCCAAGGAGAAGTTCGTGAAGGACTTCGTCAAGGCGTGGGACAAGGTCATGAACCTGGACCGGTTCGACCTCGTCTGAGGTCCGGACGCCGGGTGAGGTCCCGACCCCGTCCGACATGACGCCGAGGCCGGCCGGTGACGGCCGGCCTCGGCTTTTTCCTGGTGGTCCCAGGGCGCTCGTCAGGGCGTGAAGTGCAGCTCCTCCTCGGGGCGAAGGCCGAGAACGACCGAGTTCCCCTCGTGCACCACGCCGTCGAGGGTGACGTTGACGAGGTCGTGCCGGACTTCGACGAAGGCGATGCGCGCGTGGAAGGCGACCCCCTCCGCGTTCTCGTACGAAAAGCGCTCGCCCACGTGGGTGTCGTTCAGATCCCCCGCGGCGATGACCCGGGCGTCGGGCGCAACCTTCACGTGTCTTCCCTTCCATGGTCCGCCTCGGCCGGTGGTCGAGGCGTCTGTCGTATACCCACGCGTCGAGTGTCGACTCCGCCGGATACCGCGGGGTATGGGGTCGGGCATGGTCGAAATCGCGCATGTTCCAGTGGAAAATGCCAAAGCTCTCACCTCGCGCCACCACTTTCCGTAGTGTCGACGTCACAGTCGAGGTAGCCGCGCGGGGAGGGATTCGGCGTGCCCGGAATCGACGAGAGTCTGCTCGACGCCATGCGCGTGACCGGCGCACGGGGCGCTTCGGTGGTCGACTGGATCAGCGGGCTCTCCCTGGGAGCGGTGGGCGAGGCGTCGAGCGGGGACCACGAGGTGACGGCCACCGAGACCGCGGAGTTCGCCCGCTCCGCGCTGGAAGGCGGCGCCTTCACCCGCAACGGCGGTGATCCGGCGACGCCCGGCGGTCCGCCTCCAGTGGAGGACCTGGTCGTGACGACCCCGGACTCGTACCACGTGATCAGGTTCATCGCCACGCCGTTCGACAGCAGCGTCTTCCTGCACCTGTGGCTCGACCGTGCCGCCGGGAACCTCGCGCTGGCCCGCATCCGCCTGGCCGAGACGGCCGACCGTCTGGTTCTCGGATGACGTCCACACATCTCGCGGCCACGGTTCTCGACTCGCTCGCCCTCCTCGCCGCCGACCGCGCCACCGGAGCCCTGTCCAGCGAACGGGGCACGTTCTTCCTCAGCGCGGGAGGCGTCACCCACGTCGACTCCCCGCTCTCCCCCGACCTCGGAGTCCTCCTCACCGGGAGCGGTGTCGTGGACGCGCTCGGCTGGCACGAGGCACTCGAGGAGGCGGGGGCCGACCGGCGGGTGGGCCGTCAACTGGTGGACAGCGGACGGCTGGCCGCTGGAGCGCTGGAACTGTGCCATCTGGGGGCACTGTTCGACGCCGCGTACTTCGCGCTGGGGGCCGTCGGTCGTCCGCCGCGGTTCCGCCCCGGTGCGGCGCACTGGCTGGGTGCCGTGCGGTCCGTGGCGGTCGACACCGTCGTCCGGGAGTCCCGGCGGCGGCGTGACCGGCTCCAGCTCATCTGGCCGGAACCCGACCTCGACAGCGCCCCGCTCGTCCGGGTGCCGGACGCCGCCACCGGGGCGCTGCCCGTGCGCAGGCGCCGGATACTGGCGCAGGTCGACGGAGTGCGTACGGCGGCGGAGATAGCGGCGACCCTGGCCTGCCGCACCTACCCGACCCTCGTCGAACTGCGCCGGCTGGCGGCCGACGGACTCGTGACCGCCACGTCCCGGGCGACCGGGCCGGCCCCCGCCGGTCTGCCGCCGCAGGCCGCGCCTCAGCAAGAGCCCGACACCGCATTGCTCCGGCGCTTACGCGACGCCCTGGAGGCCCTGTGATCCGCGCGCGCCGGCGTGCCGAAAGGAGACTGGTCATGGCCGTCGAAGCCGAAGTCCTCAACGAGTTACGCGGGCTGCGTACCCGGATGCCGCAGCTGACGGGGTCCCTGGCGGCCAGCGCCGACGGTCTCGTCCTCGCGCAGGACATGTCCGGCGTGGAGCCCGAGGGTCTCGCCGCCCTCACGGCCGCCGCCCTCGGCATCGCCCACCGCCTGGCGGACACGGCCCGGCGCGGGGAGTTCTGCGAGCTGCTGATGCGGGGAAAGCAGGGCTACGTCGCCACCTACGCGGCCGGCCCCTCCGCCGTACTGACACTGCTGGCCGACGGCCGGGCCAACGTCGGCCGGCTGCATCTGGAGGGCCGGCGCAGCGGGGCCCGGATCGCGGAGCTCGTGGCGGCCCACCTCGACGCCCAGGCCCAGGGCCGCGACCGCCGCCCGGCATCGGCCCTGGACGACATCGCCCCGCCGGCGCAGGGCCGCACCCTCGGCACGTTGCCCGTGCGCCTGCCCAGACAGTCGCGGCCGCGACTGCGGCCGGACACCGGCGAGTAGACACACCACGGCACCAGGCCCGGGCGCCTCCGCGCCGCGGGCCGTCCGACGGGCGTCGACGACACGCCCCCACCGGCCGCACCACCGCACCGCCCGACCTCCGCCACCGCAGGAAAGGACAAGCTCATGCCCAACCTCGAGACCTCGCTCAAGGAATGCCTGAGTTCGATCGACGGCGCGACCGCGGCAGCCCTCGTGGACCACACGAGCGGCATGGCCCTCGGCACGCTCGGCGGCAGCAAGGAGTTCGACCTCGAGGTCGCCGCGGCCGGCAACACGGACGTCGTCCGCGCCAAGCTGCGCACCATCGAACACCTGGGTCTGAAGGAGGAGATCGAGGACATCCTGATCACCCTGGACACGCAGTACCACCTGATCCGCCTGATCAAGGGGCGTACGGGCCAGGGCTTGTTCTTCTACCTCGTACTGGACTCCGGCAGGGCCAACCTGGCCATGGCCCGCCACCAACTGCGCAGGATCGAGAACGAGTTGGAGATCTGAGAGACAAAGGCCGGTTCGCGGCGCGGACTTGGTGGTCCACGCCGCGAACCGCCGGGCCCCGCTGTCAGAACCTCGGTGCCGGTGCCCTGCTCGCCACGAGTTCCGCGGCCTCCCGGGCCGTCTCCACCGAGGGCGGCGAACCCTCCAGCGGCTGCCGTGCCGTCTCCTTCATACAGGCCACCGCGACGACACCCACCAGGGCCGCGGCCATCGCGTAGTACGCGGGCATCATGTCGGTCCCGGTCACGGAGATCAGCGCCGTGATCACCAGGGGTGTCGTCCCGCCGAACAGGGAGGCGGCGAGGTTGTAGCCGATGGACAGGGAACCGTAGCGCACGTGCGTCGGGAAGAGCGCGGGCAGCGCGGCGGACATGGTGCCGAGCATGCACACCAGAGACAGACCCAGCATCAGCATGCCTGCCGAGACAGCCACCAGGCTCCCCTGCCCGACCAGCAGAAACGCCGGTATGGACAGGAGGAGGAAGCCGAGCATCCCCGTCATGAGCAGGGGCTTGCGTCCCCACCGGTCCGAGAGCCTGCCGACCTGACTGATCACGAGCATCAGCACCACCATGGTGGCGATCAGGATCAGCAGGCCGTGCGCCTCGGAGTACCCCATCTCGTCGGACAGGTACGTGGGCATGTACGAAAGGATCATGTAGTCCGTGATGTTGTAGGCACCGACCAGACAGACGCACAGGATCAGCGTCGGCCAGTGGTCCCGGAAGATCCTGGCCACGTCGCCCTTGGCCGTGGTCTCGACGGTGGACGCGGCGTCGGAGGCCTTGCCGGCGGAGTTGCCGGCCAGCTTCTGGAACGCCGGTGTCTCGTCCAGCCGCAGCCGCAGGTACAGGCCGACCAGCCCGATCGGCCCGGCCACCAGGAACGGCACGCGCCAGCCCCATGACTGCATTCCGCCGTCGCCCAGCAGCGTGGTGAGGGCCGTCACCAGACCGGCCGCGCCCACATACCCGGCCAGCGTGCCCAGTTCGAGGAAGCTGCCGAAGTAGCCGCGCCGCCGGTCGGGCGCGTACTCGGCGATGAAGGTGGACGCACCGCCGTACTCACCGCCCGTGGAGAACCCCTGGACGAGGCGGAAGAGGATCAACAGCACCGGGGCCCAGAAGCCGATCGTGGTGTACGACGGGATCAGCCCGATGGCGAAGGTGCCGACAGCCATCATGATCATGGTTGTCGCGAGGACCTTCTTGCGGCCGATCTTGTCCCCCAACGGCCCGAAGACCATGCCGCCGAGCGGCCGTACCAGGAAGGACACCGCGAATGTCGCGAAGGACGACAGGAGCTGGACGGTGTCGTTCCCGGACGGGAAGAACACGTGCCCGATGGTGACGGCGAGGTAGCTGTAGATGCCGAAGTCGAACCATTCCATGGCGTTGCCGAGCGAGGCCGCCTGCACGGCGCGCTTGACGGCGGCCTCGTCGGTGACCGTGATGTCGGTCCGCCGAAGGGGCGGGTTCCTGCGGCGTCGTACCGCCCTGAAGAGGGTGCGGTGACGTCTGACGGCTCCGGGAGGGGCGGCGGCCTCGACGGGATCGGGCTCAGTGGCCACCATGAGACGTACCTTTCTGCCTTCGTGCGCGGGACTCAGGAGGCCGTCTGCTCGCTCATGGCATCTGCAAACAGCGGATGCTCCGAGAGGGATGTTCGTCACCCCTCAACACCCCTCGGCGCGCGCACGCGAAGACAGCGGACACCGCGACGACTGCGGCTACCGCGCATACCCGGACACCGCGGCTGACCCCGCGTCAGCGGTCGGTGGTCCGGACCGGCGCCCGCCTCAGCGGTCGGTGGCCCTGGCCAGCAGGTCGGTCACCTGCTCGTGGACCACGTCCCAGGCGGTGGCGGGCAGCGCACCGAGTGTCGTGCCACGCAGGGCCCGGAGCACCTGGTCGACGTCGGCGCCCACAGCACAGGTCGTGTCGTCGCTGAGCACCTCGTAGCCGTCGCGGACGGCGACACGAAGACGGTGCCGGCCGCCCTCCTCGGCATGCACCGCGCAGGCGACGACGAGGGGCGGCGGTCCGCCCGCTTCGCCCGCCAGCTTGCGGTACCCGCTGACGACCGGTTCGCGCCAGCGCAGGCCGAGCAGCAGAGGACGTTTGGCCACGACCTCCGCAAGGTCCGTCTCGTAGGTCCCGTCCACCGCCAGCACCACTGCCCGGGCGTCCAGCACGTACGCCGCGGGCAGCAGACAACGCAGCGTGCTGCCGACGAGGTTGCCGCCGACCGTGGCAGCGCGGCGCACGGCGCCGGTGCCTATGGTGGCGGCCGCCCGTCGCAGTACCTCCGGCAGCCGTTCGTCGATCTGGTTCAGCAGTACGGCCGCGCCCAGCGCCTCCCGGTCGACGACCCTGGCCTCCGGCACCTCACGCAGCGACATTGCCTGCTCGGGGAAGCCGTCCCGCTGCCAGGTGGCCCACACGAGCGTCGCCCCGCCCACCGGGACCGCTCCCTCGGTCAGGCACTCCTGCGCTTCGGACACGGATGTGGGCAGACGCAACAACACGGCGGCCGACCTGCTTTCCCGGAGACGTGGCGTGGAGCGGAACGGGCACCGCGCTTCGGCCACTTGAACGCTGACATGGCGCATTGTCCCCAGCCACGCGGGGGCGCGTACAGGGCTCACGCCCGCCCTCCATGCGCCCCTCAGCCGCGAACGCACTCTGCCGAGTATGTGAGTCAGGGGCGGATGTTCCCCAACGCCTCGAGCAGCCGGTCCACGTCCTCGATGCTGGTGTACGGCGCGAGCCCGACCCGTACTCCGCCCACGTCCGCGAGCCCCAGCCGACGCGCGGCCTCCGCCGCGTAGAACGTACCGGCCGGGGCGTCGACGCCGTGCTCTGCCAGGTGTGCCGAGACGGCCGCCGACTCACGGCCGTCCACACGGAACAGCAGGGTGGGCGTACGCCGTTCGGCCCGCGAGTACACGGTGAGTCCGCGGATGTCGGCCAGCCCGCGCTCGATACGGGCTCGCAGGATGTCCTCATGGCCTTCGATCGCCGTGAAAGCAGCCTCCAGACGTTCCCGGCGGCTGCCGGACGCCTCCGGTGCCAGGCCGGCGAGGAAGTCCACGGCCGCACGGGCGCCCGCGAGCAACTCGTAGGGAAGTGTGCCCAGTTCGAAGCGTTCGGGGACGACGTCGGTGGAGGGCGCCAACTTGTCGGGGCGCAGGGTCTCGAGGAGTTCCGGGCTGCTCGCGAGGACGCCGAGGTGGGGGCCGAGGAACTTGTACGGCGAGCAGACCAGGGTGTCCGCGCCCAGCGCGGTCAGGTCGACCGCGGCATGGGAGGCGTAGTGCACCGCGTCGACGTGCAGCAGGGCCCCGGCACGGTGGGCGAGGGCGGCTATCGCGGGTACGTCGGGACGGGTGCCGATGAGGTTGGAGGCGGCGGTGACGGCCACCAGCCGGGTCCGCGCCGACAGCACGGCTTCGATGTCCTCGGGGTGCAGCTCGCCGGTGGCCGGGTCGAAGTCCGCCCATCGGACGGTGGCGCCGACCGCGTCCGCCGCCTGGATCCAGGGGCGGATGTTGGCGTCGTGGTCCAGCCGGCTGACGACCACCTCGTCACCCGTGTCCCAGGTCCTGGCGAGCGTACGGGACAGGTCGTACACGAGTTGGGTGGCGCTGCGGCCGAACACGATGCCGCGCGGTCGCGCGCCCAGCAGGTCGGCCAGCGCCTCCCGGGCGGCGGTGACGATGGCCTCCGCGTTGCGCTCACCCTCCGTGGTCCGCCCCCGGTTGGCCAGCGGGTTGGCGAGTGCGTCGGTGATGGCGTCGATGACCGGTTGCGGGGTCTGGGTGCCGCCGGGCGCGTCGAAGCGGGCGGTGCCCGACTTCAGGGCGGGGATCTGCGCGCGGACGGCGTCGACGTCGAGGGCCATGCGTACTCCAGTCACTGGGGAGGGGCGCGGCCGTGGAGCCGGGTCCGCTCCACCCGTCGGCAACGGCGTTCCCCTCCGCTCCGAACCCCGTCGCGATCACGACACCAGCATCACATGTCCCGCTCCCCGCACGGAGCGAGCGTCTCGAGCCGCTCGCCGAAGGCCGGCTCGGGGCGTGTCTCGCTTGGCCCAGCCGGGCTTCGCGGGCCCACGAAGCCGGGCGCCTCGGTAGTCGCGGGGCCGGGTGCTTCCGTGGTGGTCACGGGCCTGCCGACTTCGGGGCTCACGGACCCGGCCGCTTCGGTGGTGGTCACACGGCTGCCGGCTTCGGTACCCGTGGCGCCGGGTTCGTCCGTGACCACGGAAGGAGCAGCTTCCCCGGCCATGGAGGCTGGAGCTTCCGGAGCCGGGGTGGCCGTTTCCGACGAGCCCGGCGGCTTGCGGAGCAGGAGCAGCGCCGCGTCGTCGTCCAGGCGGCCGCCCACGTGCGTCAGCAGTTCGTCGTGGAGCGCGGTGAGGGTGCCCGCCGGCTCGTCCGACACGTGCCGGGCGAAGCCCTCGGCGAGCGGATAGAACTCACGACGGTGGTCGCGGGCCTCGGTGACCCCGTCGGTGTAGAAGAGCAGCTGGTCTCCGTCCGTGAAGGGCACCACCTGGAGCGAGGGGGTCTCGCCCGTGAGGGCGCGCAACCCGAGCGGCGGCGCCGGATCCGTGGGATCTATCGCCATGACGCCACCGGATTCACGTACCTGCAGCGGCGGCGCGTGTCCGCAGTTGACCAGCTCCAGCTGCCCCGACCTCGGGTATCCGGCGACCACCGCGGTGACGAAGTCGTCGCGACCCAGGTTGCGCGCCAGGCTTCGCTCGATCCGCTCGACGACGGCGAGCAGGTCCGGCTCGTCGTAGGCGGCCTCGCGGAAGACACCGAGGACGAGTGCGGCGGTCCCCACGGCCGGCAGCCCCTTGCCCCGCACATCACCGACGATCACCCTGACGCCGTACGGGGTGGGCACCAGAGCGTAGAGGTCCCCGCCGATACGGGCCTCCGCCGCCGCGGCGCTGTAGCGGACGGCGACCTCGAACGGGCCGACAGTCGCCGGTACGGGCTTGAGCAGCGCGTGCTGGGCCGCCTCCGCGACCGAGCGGACGTCCTCGAGCACCCGTTCCCGACGCGCGCGCAGCGCACTGGCCAGGCCACTCGCCAGGGTGACGGCCACCAGGGCGGACAGGACGGCTGCCAGTTCACGGCCCGGTACACCGTCCCGCGCGCCGAGCGTGGCGCCCAGTACCGCGGCGAGGAGACCGACACACAGGACTCCCCGGGGGCCGCTGGTGGTGGCGGCGAGCGCGGGCCCGGCCGCGAGCAGCGGCAGCCAGATCATGCCGGCCCCGCCGGCGAGATCGGCGCTGACGACGGCGGAGACGATCAGTACGGGCAGTACGGGCGTGGCGGCGCCCAGCCGTGCGGCGGCGCGTATCCGGGCCGAGCCGGCCCGGGCCGCGCGATTCTTGAGGGGCCGTATCGGCCAGTGGTCGCCGCCATGGTCTCGGGCCTGACTCATGTGTTGTCCGCAGTCCTCACCTGGGTGAACAATCGCAATGTCTGCCTCATCCAGGAAACGCAGTCGGCTCAAGCACCACAAGCGCACGGTTTTCAGATAGTGAGCGACAGGCTCCTGGTCACCCGACTCGCGGTCGGGAGCAGCCGGGCCCTGATCTCCTCGATGCGGGAGAGCCGGTTCACCGGCATCGAGACGCCGAGCGAGCCGACCGTGTCCCCGCTGTAGACGGGCACGGCCACGCAGACCGTCCCGAGGGCGTACTCCTCCAGGTCGGTGACGGCCGGGGCGACGGGTGAGGAGTCGAGCCGCCGCAGCAGTTCCGGAGAGCTGGTGATGGTGCGTGGTGTGAGGTCGGCGAGGGTGTGCCGGGACAGGTACTCCTTGCGGGAGTCGTCGTCCAGCTCGCGCAGCACCGACTTGCCCAGCGCGGTGGCGTGTCCGGCGTCCTCGAATCCCACCCACAGGTCGACACGGGGCGCCCGGGGCCCGTCGACGATCTCGGCGACCCGGATCTCGCCGTCCTCGTAGAAGGTCAGGTAGGCGGGGGTCGTGAACTGGTCGCGCAGCGCCACGAGGGTGGGACGGACCCGGCTGAGCAGCGCCTGGCCGCGGCCCGAGGTGTGCAGCGTCTGCACCTTGTCACCCAGGATGAACCCGCCGTCGGCGAGTTTGCGCAGGTAACCGTCGTGCACCAGGGTCCGCAGCAGGTGGTAGGCGGTGGGCAGGGACAGGCCGGTCTCACGCGCCAGCTGTTTCGCCGGCGCGCCGTTCTCGTGTGCGCTCACCGCCTCCAGCAGGCGGAAGGCCCGCTGCACCGAGCCGATGAGCGTCGGGCCGTCGCGAGCACCCATAAGGACCAGCGTGCGCCGGGCGCCCGGTCCCGGCAAGGCAGACGGGGTGATTCACGGCTCGTGCGTCCCCTCGGCACGACTGGGCGCGGAACAGGACCGGGGGCGCCGTGCGGTGAGTACGGGCTGGTGGAACCCGCTGGTGGCCGGCGGGTGCCAGGCGATGTCGGTGAAGCCGGCCTGTGCCACGAACTCCGTCAGTTCACGTCGGGTGAGTGCCCAGGAGGTCGTCCGGCGGACCCGCACGTTCCAACGGTAGTGCGCGAACGCCGACCGGAG
It includes:
- a CDS encoding roadblock/LC7 domain-containing protein; translated protein: MAVEAEVLNELRGLRTRMPQLTGSLAASADGLVLAQDMSGVEPEGLAALTAAALGIAHRLADTARRGEFCELLMRGKQGYVATYAAGPSAVLTLLADGRANVGRLHLEGRRSGARIAELVAAHLDAQAQGRDRRPASALDDIAPPAQGRTLGTLPVRLPRQSRPRLRPDTGE
- the katG gene encoding catalase/peroxidase HPI — protein: MTENHDAIVTDAKTEEAGGCPVAHGRAAHPTQGGGNRQWWPERLNLKILAKNPAVANPLGEEFDYAAAFQALDLAAVKQDIAEVLTTSQDWWPADFGNYGPLMIRMAWHSAGTYRISDGRGGAGAGQQRFAPLNSWPDNGNLDKARRLLWPVKKKYGQSISWADLMILTGNVALEQMGFETFGFGGGRADVWEAEEDVYWGPETTWLDDQRYTGDRELENPLGAVQMGLIYVNPEGPNGNPDPLAAARDIRETFRRMAMNDEETVALIAGGHTFGKTHGAGPADNVGADPEAAPIEAQGLGWASTYNTGKGGDAITSGLEVTWTSSPTQWSNGFFQNLFGYEWELTTSPAGAHQWVAKDGAGAGTIPDAHDPSKSHAPTMLTTDLSLRFDPVYEQISRRFYENPDQFADAFARAWFKLTHRDMGPKSLYLGPEVPQETLVWQDPLPEAEGEVIGAEDIAALKAKLLDSGLTVSQLVSTAWASASTFRGSDKRGGANGARIRLEPQRGWEVNEPDQLAQVLRTLEGIQDEFNSGGKKVSLADLIVLGGAAAVERAAKEAGFEVQVPFTAGRVDASQEQTDVESFVALEPTSDGFRNYLGKGNRLPAEYLLLDRANLLTLSAPELTVLVGGLRVLGANYQQSQLGALTTTPGSLTNDFFVNLLDLGTTWKATSEDQNTFEGRDADSGEVKWAGSRADLVFGSNSELRALAEVYASDDAKEKFVKDFVKAWDKVMNLDRFDLV
- a CDS encoding FAD binding domain-containing protein — protein: MLLRLPTSVSEAQECLTEGAVPVGGATLVWATWQRDGFPEQAMSLREVPEARVVDREALGAAVLLNQIDERLPEVLRRAAATIGTGAVRRAATVGGNLVGSTLRCLLPAAYVLDARAVVLAVDGTYETDLAEVVAKRPLLLGLRWREPVVSGYRKLAGEAGGPPPLVVACAVHAEEGGRHRLRVAVRDGYEVLSDDTTCAVGADVDQVLRALRGTTLGALPATAWDVVHEQVTDLLARATDR
- the proP gene encoding glycine betaine/L-proline transporter ProP — its product is MVATEPDPVEAAAPPGAVRRHRTLFRAVRRRRNPPLRRTDITVTDEAAVKRAVQAASLGNAMEWFDFGIYSYLAVTIGHVFFPSGNDTVQLLSSFATFAVSFLVRPLGGMVFGPLGDKIGRKKVLATTMIMMAVGTFAIGLIPSYTTIGFWAPVLLILFRLVQGFSTGGEYGGASTFIAEYAPDRRRGYFGSFLELGTLAGYVGAAGLVTALTTLLGDGGMQSWGWRVPFLVAGPIGLVGLYLRLRLDETPAFQKLAGNSAGKASDAASTVETTAKGDVARIFRDHWPTLILCVCLVGAYNITDYMILSYMPTYLSDEMGYSEAHGLLILIATMVVLMLVISQVGRLSDRWGRKPLLMTGMLGFLLLSIPAFLLVGQGSLVAVSAGMLMLGLSLVCMLGTMSAALPALFPTHVRYGSLSIGYNLAASLFGGTTPLVITALISVTGTDMMPAYYAMAAALVGVVAVACMKETARQPLEGSPPSVETAREAAELVASRAPAPRF
- a CDS encoding cysteine desulfurase-like protein; translated protein: MALDVDAVRAQIPALKSGTARFDAPGGTQTPQPVIDAITDALANPLANRGRTTEGERNAEAIVTAAREALADLLGARPRGIVFGRSATQLVYDLSRTLARTWDTGDEVVVSRLDHDANIRPWIQAADAVGATVRWADFDPATGELHPEDIEAVLSARTRLVAVTAASNLIGTRPDVPAIAALAHRAGALLHVDAVHYASHAAVDLTALGADTLVCSPYKFLGPHLGVLASSPELLETLRPDKLAPSTDVVPERFELGTLPYELLAGARAAVDFLAGLAPEASGSRRERLEAAFTAIEGHEDILRARIERGLADIRGLTVYSRAERRTPTLLFRVDGRESAAVSAHLAEHGVDAPAGTFYAAEAARRLGLADVGGVRVGLAPYTSIEDVDRLLEALGNIRP
- a CDS encoding IclR family transcriptional regulator; translated protein: MGARDGPTLIGSVQRAFRLLEAVSAHENGAPAKQLARETGLSLPTAYHLLRTLVHDGYLRKLADGGFILGDKVQTLHTSGRGQALLSRVRPTLVALRDQFTTPAYLTFYEDGEIRVAEIVDGPRAPRVDLWVGFEDAGHATALGKSVLRELDDDSRKEYLSRHTLADLTPRTITSSPELLRRLDSSPVAPAVTDLEEYALGTVCVAVPVYSGDTVGSLGVSMPVNRLSRIEEIRARLLPTASRVTRSLSLTI